The DNA sequence GTCCAGGAGCTGGCGCATCTCGCTGAGCGCGAGGCGGCCGGAGTCCTCCAGGGACTCCAGGGCGTCCTGGGCGAGGGCGGTGTCGTGGTGGAGCACCTTCCGCGCGCCGCCCGCCATCAGCTGCATGGCGGTGATGTGGTGGGCGACGACGTCGTGCAGCTCGCGGGCGATGCGGCGGCGCTCGGCGGCGACCGCGCCCGCGGCGAGGAGTTCGCGGTGGGCGGCGAGCTGTCGCTGCCACTGGCGTGCGGCACAGCCGGCGAGGACCGCCATGCCGACGGCGACGGCGGCCCCGATGATCGCGCGCACCCACCGCTCGTCCTCGATGACGCCGGGCAGCTGGAGCCCGATGAAGGTCAGCGCCCCCGCGGTCACCGCCACCCGCAGCGGCCGTTCGAGGGCCACGGCGAACAGGGCGGTGAGCAGGGAGATGGGCTGGCCGTACGGGCCGGGGCTGAAGTAGGCGACGGCGGTCACGACGACGAGCACGCCGGCGAGGGCGGCGAGGGGCCGACGCCGGTGCCAGACCAGGCAGAGGGGGAACAGGAAGTGCAGCGCGATGACCCCCCCGTGCCAGCTCTCGCCGTCGGCCCCCGTGTTCAGCGCGTAGGCGGTGAGGTCGAGGACCAGGGCGGCGAGCGCCACCTGGACGTCTCGGCGACTCGGCCTCCGGGGGCCGGGCCGTGGCGTGTGGCTGCGCGCGAGCATGCCGTACTGACTCCTTGCCGGGGGAACGTGTGTGTCCATTCCAGTCTGCGGGATCGGCGCGGGCGTCATCCCCGGGGCGGAGCGCGCGGCTAGGAGCAGGGTCCTGGTCGGGCGGCGGGCCGTGGCCCTGGTCCCGGGGCGGGTTCGTCGCAGCGGGCGAGGTGGACGCGGGGGAGCCGGTGATCTGCTGGAAGAGCCCGGTGGGACCGGGCTTCACCCACCTGCCGGAGGAACCGGAACCATGATCAGATCCTTGGCGGCGTGCACGACGCGCCATGCCTGGAAGTTCATCCTGCTGTGGACGGTGCTGGGTCTCGCGCTGACCCTCGTCGGCCAGTCCAAGATGTACAGCGTCACCGAGCCCGACGTCGGAAACTTCCTGCCGAAGTCGTACGACTCGGCGGCCGCCCTGCGGATCGCGGAGGACAAGTTCGGCGCCAAGCCCGACGGCAACGCCGTCACCGTGCTCGTCGCCCGTGAGGACGGGCGCAAGCTCGCCGCGGCCGACAGCGCGCGCATCGACAAGATCGCGACCGGGCTCGGCAAGCACCGCCTGACGATGAAGAACCCCGACGACGTGCCGTCGTTCATGCTGGAGGACCACTCCCAGACGCCGCTCGTGCGGCCGATGACCGACGCGCCCGACAAGTCGTTCCGCCTGCTCTCGGTCTCGCTCAAGGGCAACAGCAACGACCCCGCGCTCCAGGACGTCTTCCGGGACTTCCGTGAGCACGCGGAGAAGGAGTTCGGCCGGGCCGACCTGCGCAGCGGGTTCACCGGCGGCCTCGCGGACCTCGCCGACACGGCGGAGGACCAGGAGGACACCGAGAAGCTGGTCGGCATCCTGACCCTGGGGCTCATCGTGCTCCTGAACGTCCTCGCCTTCCGCAGCGTGCTCGCCGCGCTCCTGCCGCTGCTCGCGGTCACGATCATCGGAGGCGCCGCGACCGGCGCGGTGGTCGGCACGGCCATGCTGTTCGACTTCAAGCTCGACCCGTCGACGCCGTCCCTGATCACCGTGGTGCTCCTGGGCATCGGCATCGACTACTTCCTGTTCCTGCTGTTCCGCTTCCGCGAACTGCTGCGGGCCGATCCGGCGGCGCGCCCCCGGGACGTCGCGGGGGAGTGCGCGGGCCGGGTCGGCGCGGCGATCACTTCCGCCGCGCTCACCATCGTGGCCGCGTTCGCCACCCTGGGCATCGCCAGCTTCGGCCAGTTCAAGGTGCTCGGCCCGGCCATCGCGGTGTGCGTCCTGGTGATGCTCGTCGCCAGCCTCACCTTCATGCCCGCGCTGCTCGCGGTCTCCGGGCGCAAGATGTTCTGGCCGTCGAAGTCGCTGCGCAAGGAGCCGCGCCCCGGGATGAGCGCGCGGCTCGGGGAGCGCGTCGCCCGGCGCCCGTTCCTCTTCGCGGCCGCCAGCATCGGGCTCCTGGTGGCGCTGAGCGCCGGTGCGCTCGGCATGAAGATGGACTACGGCACCGGCTCGGGCCCCGACGACACGCCCGCGGCGGTCACGGCCAAGGAGATCTCCAAGGCGCTGCCCGGCGGCGTGGACAGCCCGCACACCGTGTACGTCGCGGCCGACGGGGCGAAGAAGGTCACGATCGACCGGGCGGGACTCGAAGGCCTCGCCAAGGACCTGAAGGCCGTCAAGGGCGTCGGCCGGGTGGCCGCGCCCGTGCTCAACAAGGAGCACACGGCCGCCAAGGTGGACTTCTACCTGGACATGGACGTGCAGTCGCAGCACGCCCGCGACGTGGTCTCCGACGAGGTGCGGCCGGTCGTCTCCAAGGCGGCGCCGCCCGGCACCGAGGCCCATGTCTCCGGGCAGGCCGCGATCTTCTCGGACGTCTCCGAAGCGGTGTCGAAGGACCTCAAGGTGGTCTTCCCCGTGGCCGCCGCGCTGATCGCCCTGATCCTGGTGGCCCTGCTGCGCAGCCTGCTTGCGCCGCTGGTCCTCATGCTCGCCATCGGGCTCGGCTTCACGGCGACGCTCGGGTCCGGCGTGCTCGTCTTCCAGCACCTGCTCGACCGGCCGGGCGTGTCCTTCACGCTGCCGCTCGTGCTGTTCCTGTTCGTCGTCGCCCTCGGCACCGACTACAACATCCTGATCAGCGACCGCATCCGGGAGGAGATGGGGCGGCCGGGA is a window from the Streptomyces spectabilis genome containing:
- a CDS encoding MMPL family transporter, whose translation is MIRSLAACTTRHAWKFILLWTVLGLALTLVGQSKMYSVTEPDVGNFLPKSYDSAAALRIAEDKFGAKPDGNAVTVLVAREDGRKLAAADSARIDKIATGLGKHRLTMKNPDDVPSFMLEDHSQTPLVRPMTDAPDKSFRLLSVSLKGNSNDPALQDVFRDFREHAEKEFGRADLRSGFTGGLADLADTAEDQEDTEKLVGILTLGLIVLLNVLAFRSVLAALLPLLAVTIIGGAATGAVVGTAMLFDFKLDPSTPSLITVVLLGIGIDYFLFLLFRFRELLRADPAARPRDVAGECAGRVGAAITSAALTIVAAFATLGIASFGQFKVLGPAIAVCVLVMLVASLTFMPALLAVSGRKMFWPSKSLRKEPRPGMSARLGERVARRPFLFAAASIGLLVALSAGALGMKMDYGTGSGPDDTPAAVTAKEISKALPGGVDSPHTVYVAADGAKKVTIDRAGLEGLAKDLKAVKGVGRVAAPVLNKEHTAAKVDFYLDMDVQSQHARDVVSDEVRPVVSKAAPPGTEAHVSGQAAIFSDVSEAVSKDLKVVFPVAAALIALILVALLRSLLAPLVLMLAIGLGFTATLGSGVLVFQHLLDRPGVSFTLPLVLFLFVVALGTDYNILISDRIREEMGRPGSARQAVAAAVRHTAPAIVTAGVVLAGSFASLAVNPSPATQEIGLVTALGIGLSSLVLSIVLVPAVVAMLGRATWWPSRSGRGSGGAHGGGHRAPAPAPAPYGTYPGPYQQQEYGSPYGSEVRR
- a CDS encoding sensor histidine kinase, with protein sequence MLARSHTPRPGPRRPSRRDVQVALAALVLDLTAYALNTGADGESWHGGVIALHFLFPLCLVWHRRRPLAALAGVLVVVTAVAYFSPGPYGQPISLLTALFAVALERPLRVAVTAGALTFIGLQLPGVIEDERWVRAIIGAAVAVGMAVLAGCAARQWQRQLAAHRELLAAGAVAAERRRIARELHDVVAHHITAMQLMAGGARKVLHHDTALAQDALESLEDSGRLALSEMRQLLDVLRTDDDTEGRPAAPQPDVTDLPRVVAESRQAGVDTELLVDGVRQELAPTLGLTVFRIVQEALTNIRKHAGGARATVRLAYGPELLTVEIRDDGSGTTTPRKGRSGHGLVGMRERVALHGGSLETGPRPEGGFRVLATLPLPAAEQASAPHERATIR